One window from the genome of Dyadobacter sp. CECT 9275 encodes:
- a CDS encoding DUF4838 domain-containing protein — protein MKYLFIILTTCLLHGCSSGNKLVSEGTGVYKIFVSEKASKPETYAAQELQKYIQQISGAVLPIVHEAKPADKLICVGFEGAPESLLKDLKIKEFGKEEYIIRSDGDQLLIAGGGARGTLYGVIGYLSDYLGCRWYTREVTKIPQQKTISLDKIEDRQKPVMEARQMSYREAYDVQWALHNRFNHSQIPDSLGSGNIAYPFVHTFYALVSPQKYGKTHPEYFSEVDGKRLIKETNMGGQLCLTNPEVVKIATATVFEWIKTHPEASVYTVDQNDGEGYCTCKNCKELDDREGSHSGTLIQFVNQIADSVAQVYPEVTLQTLAYAYTEIPPKTLKPADNVTIRLCHYDYCSAHKLGACDDHKRYIERLDQWSKIAKRITIWDYYTNFERYLLPFPNFETIKHDPKFYADRKAIGLFPEGNNVDSDGGGEFSELRAWVFSQMLWNPERDGQKLIDEFVENVFGEASPFISQYIKLLHDQVKPDSVYFSIWEDPEDVNYLSSKTIRTADSLFTLAKNAAKNDTALYNRVELAYLPVLYTQLYFYSIGGSAYLARDQVPSALATFEKIIQRKRITSLGVVALPPGNLQNFIRSVKSKDQYLSDWWVIGPFDNEGRKGFSRVYPPEQQFDTTKAYPGKGADVKWRKYENTESGFIDFARLFKPNQDVVAYAYRTITLPEAKTVKLGIGSNDGVRVWINNRLVLDRLVSRPATPNEDKISIPMKKGENTILVKVDQLGKKWGFYFAELN, from the coding sequence ATGAAATACCTATTTATAATACTTACGACCTGTCTGCTGCATGGCTGTTCTTCCGGGAACAAACTGGTTTCGGAAGGCACGGGCGTGTACAAAATCTTTGTTTCAGAAAAAGCTTCAAAACCGGAAACATACGCAGCCCAGGAATTACAAAAGTATATTCAGCAAATCAGCGGCGCCGTATTGCCCATTGTTCACGAGGCGAAGCCGGCCGACAAACTGATCTGTGTCGGCTTCGAGGGAGCACCTGAATCCCTTTTGAAAGACCTTAAAATCAAGGAATTTGGGAAAGAGGAATACATCATCCGGTCCGACGGAGATCAGCTCCTTATCGCCGGAGGAGGTGCGCGAGGTACGTTATATGGGGTGATCGGTTACCTGTCCGACTACCTGGGCTGCCGCTGGTATACCCGGGAAGTCACGAAAATACCGCAGCAGAAAACGATTTCCCTGGACAAAATCGAGGATCGCCAAAAGCCCGTTATGGAGGCTCGCCAGATGTCCTACCGCGAAGCCTACGACGTGCAATGGGCACTGCATAACCGCTTCAATCACAGTCAGATACCTGATTCGCTGGGGTCAGGCAATATTGCCTATCCGTTTGTACATACGTTTTATGCATTGGTATCTCCTCAGAAGTACGGCAAAACGCACCCTGAGTATTTTTCCGAAGTGGATGGCAAACGTTTAATCAAAGAAACCAACATGGGCGGGCAGCTGTGCCTGACCAACCCTGAGGTAGTAAAAATTGCAACGGCTACGGTTTTTGAATGGATCAAAACGCATCCGGAGGCCAGTGTTTACACAGTAGACCAGAATGATGGTGAAGGGTACTGTACCTGTAAGAATTGTAAGGAACTCGACGACCGTGAAGGGAGCCATTCGGGAACACTCATTCAGTTTGTAAACCAGATCGCCGACTCCGTGGCCCAAGTATATCCGGAAGTAACTTTGCAGACCCTTGCCTATGCCTACACAGAAATCCCACCGAAAACATTAAAACCGGCCGATAATGTTACCATCCGTTTATGCCACTACGATTACTGTTCGGCGCACAAACTGGGGGCCTGTGACGACCACAAACGTTATATTGAACGGCTGGATCAATGGAGCAAAATAGCCAAAAGGATTACCATCTGGGATTACTATACCAATTTTGAGCGGTATCTGTTGCCTTTCCCCAACTTCGAAACCATCAAACATGATCCTAAATTCTATGCCGATCGCAAGGCAATCGGCTTATTTCCCGAAGGCAACAACGTGGACAGCGATGGCGGCGGTGAATTCTCCGAATTACGCGCCTGGGTATTTTCTCAAATGCTCTGGAATCCCGAAAGAGACGGGCAAAAACTGATCGACGAGTTTGTTGAAAATGTCTTTGGAGAAGCCTCTCCCTTCATCAGTCAGTACATCAAATTACTGCATGATCAGGTAAAGCCCGACAGCGTATATTTCAGCATCTGGGAAGACCCGGAAGATGTGAATTACCTGAGTTCAAAAACGATCCGAACTGCTGACAGCCTCTTCACGCTCGCCAAAAACGCTGCTAAAAATGATACCGCACTTTATAACCGGGTTGAACTAGCCTATCTGCCTGTTTTGTACACTCAGTTATATTTCTATTCCATCGGCGGGTCGGCATATCTTGCCCGGGATCAGGTTCCTTCTGCTTTGGCAACTTTTGAAAAAATCATTCAAAGAAAACGTATCACCAGCCTGGGCGTAGTAGCGCTGCCGCCAGGCAACCTCCAGAACTTCATAAGGTCTGTCAAGTCCAAAGATCAGTATTTGTCCGACTGGTGGGTAATCGGCCCATTTGATAATGAAGGCAGAAAAGGTTTTTCCAGAGTATATCCGCCTGAACAGCAATTTGATACCACGAAGGCTTATCCGGGGAAAGGGGCTGATGTGAAATGGAGAAAATATGAAAACACGGAGTCAGGATTTATTGATTTTGCCCGGTTATTTAAGCCCAATCAGGATGTGGTAGCCTATGCCTACCGCACCATTACGCTCCCCGAAGCAAAAACTGTGAAATTGGGTATCGGAAGTAATGACGGCGTCAGAGTATGGATCAACAATCGGCTGGTACTGGATCGGCTGGTTTCACGGCCGGCCACACCGAACGAAGATAAGATCAGTATCCCAATGAAAAAAGGAGAAAATACGATTCTTGTCAAAGTGGATCAGCTGGGTAAAAAATGGGGATTTTATTTTGCGGAACTCAACTGA
- a CDS encoding DUF4838 domain-containing protein, which yields MKYLLLIFSLFSGFLFSGCSSGSKLISDGKSDYKIFVSDSASKPEHLAAAELQKYLEKVSGYKMEIVHEAKPEARLIYVGFKNAPEKLLKDINPGGFVNEEYLIRSDGDQLLIAGGGTRGTLYGVIGYLSDYLNCRWYTREVIKIPEQKTISLGKIEDRQKPTFVYREAWYHEAYDPAWAMHNRLNPSIKPLPDSLGGSYITHPFAHTAMQLVPSEKYFATHPEYFAEVKGKRLPGKHIQLCLTNAEVLKIATAQVFTWIREHPEVNVFSVDQSDGEGNCECTNCKAIDDREGSPSGSLLTFVNQIADTVGKVYPAIKIQTFAYAYTEVPPKTIRPRDNVTIRLCHYNYCSAHPMEGCENHKPFRDRFNEWKKISKRISIWDYYTDFSQYLMPFPNFESFKNDIKWYADRGVEGMFAQGNNVPENGGGEFSELRAWVISQLLWNADRDATALVDEFVSNVYGKAAPHISDYIKLLHEQVKPDSLHFSIWSQPTEVHYLGLKTIQKADSLFGLALKESEGDTSLTRRVELAYLPVLYTQLYFYSIGGTAYLSKEAMPAAFERFNKIIDRHRITAVGDMPETYGNLGKFIEKVKGADTFYTDWWIIGPFDNANGKGLSTVFGPEQKFDAQASYTGTAGSRVKWQKTEDATSGYIDFGKMFTRNEDVVAYAYRTLTLPEAKTMKFGVGSNDGVRVWINGKQVLDRPVSRKAEPNQDLISVPMDKGENTILVKVDQLKRAWGFYFTEIK from the coding sequence ATGAAATATTTACTGTTAATATTCAGCCTGTTTTCAGGCTTCCTCTTCTCTGGCTGTTCCTCAGGGAGTAAGTTAATTTCCGACGGAAAAAGTGATTATAAAATCTTTGTTTCGGACAGTGCTTCCAAACCGGAACACCTTGCAGCGGCAGAACTCCAGAAATATCTTGAAAAAGTAAGCGGCTATAAAATGGAGATCGTTCATGAAGCCAAACCGGAAGCTCGGTTAATCTATGTCGGTTTTAAAAATGCTCCCGAAAAACTACTGAAAGATATCAACCCCGGCGGGTTTGTCAACGAGGAATACCTCATCCGTTCGGACGGAGATCAGCTCCTGATCGCCGGAGGCGGTACCAGAGGTACTTTATACGGCGTGATCGGTTACCTGTCTGACTACCTGAACTGCCGCTGGTATACCCGGGAAGTAATTAAAATACCAGAGCAGAAGACGATTTCACTGGGTAAAATCGAGGACCGCCAGAAACCCACTTTTGTTTATCGTGAAGCCTGGTACCATGAGGCATACGATCCTGCATGGGCCATGCACAACCGGCTGAACCCCAGCATCAAACCACTACCTGACTCACTGGGTGGAAGTTATATTACCCACCCCTTTGCCCATACAGCCATGCAGCTGGTTCCTTCGGAGAAGTACTTCGCGACACATCCCGAATACTTTGCGGAAGTAAAAGGAAAACGTCTGCCAGGAAAACATATTCAGCTTTGCCTTACCAATGCCGAAGTACTTAAAATTGCTACGGCCCAGGTTTTCACCTGGATCAGGGAACACCCTGAGGTAAATGTGTTTTCGGTTGATCAGAGTGACGGAGAAGGCAATTGCGAATGTACAAACTGCAAAGCCATTGATGACCGCGAAGGGAGCCCGTCTGGTTCATTGCTGACTTTTGTGAACCAGATTGCCGATACCGTCGGGAAAGTGTATCCTGCTATCAAGATACAGACCTTTGCCTACGCTTACACGGAAGTTCCGCCCAAAACCATCCGCCCGCGTGATAATGTGACCATCCGCTTATGCCATTATAACTACTGCTCGGCGCATCCGATGGAAGGATGTGAAAATCACAAGCCATTCAGGGATCGGTTTAACGAATGGAAGAAAATTTCCAAACGTATTTCTATCTGGGATTACTACACTGATTTCTCTCAGTACCTGATGCCCTTTCCCAATTTTGAAAGTTTCAAGAATGACATCAAATGGTATGCCGACCGCGGCGTAGAAGGTATGTTCGCACAAGGCAACAATGTTCCCGAAAATGGCGGCGGAGAGTTTTCGGAGCTCCGTGCCTGGGTGATTTCGCAACTCTTATGGAATGCCGACCGCGACGCCACGGCGCTGGTGGATGAATTCGTCTCTAACGTATACGGCAAGGCAGCACCTCACATTAGTGATTACATCAAACTCCTGCATGAGCAGGTAAAACCGGATAGCCTGCATTTCAGTATCTGGTCACAACCTACGGAAGTCCACTATCTGGGATTGAAAACGATCCAGAAAGCTGACAGCCTGTTTGGCCTTGCACTAAAAGAATCAGAAGGAGATACCAGCCTCACCCGCCGGGTGGAACTGGCTTACCTGCCGGTGTTATATACCCAGCTTTATTTCTATTCCATTGGCGGAACGGCCTACCTGAGCAAAGAAGCTATGCCTGCGGCATTTGAACGCTTTAATAAAATCATAGACCGCCACCGCATCACGGCCGTCGGGGATATGCCTGAAACTTATGGTAACCTGGGCAAATTCATAGAAAAAGTGAAAGGTGCGGATACCTTCTATACCGACTGGTGGATCATAGGCCCATTTGATAACGCAAATGGGAAAGGGTTGTCTACCGTTTTTGGTCCTGAACAAAAGTTTGACGCCCAGGCGTCCTATACCGGAACCGCGGGCAGCCGTGTTAAATGGCAAAAGACAGAAGATGCCACTTCCGGTTATATTGACTTTGGCAAGATGTTTACCCGAAATGAAGATGTAGTTGCCTATGCCTACCGTACCTTGACTTTACCGGAGGCTAAAACCATGAAATTTGGTGTGGGAAGTAATGATGGCGTACGGGTCTGGATCAACGGAAAGCAGGTTTTGGACCGTCCCGTTTCACGAAAGGCGGAACCCAATCAGGATTTGATTTCGGTACCGATGGACAAAGGAGAAAATACGATCCTCGTGAAGGTAGACCAGCTTAAAAGAGCCTGGGGATTTTACTTCACCGAAATAAAGTAA